The window GTTTTGAGAGCTTCCCTATGATGCTGCTTTCACGTTTAGCAGGTTCGTTTACGGGGTCTGTTTCTGCGGCTGCATCTTCGCGCTTCTCATTTTGGCATTTGCGGGACGCCCCCAGATGCtgcgcttcttcctcctcgtacTCTGCTGCGTCTTCCTCGTActccgcttcctcctcctcgtattctacttcttcctcctcgtattctacttcttcctcctcgtattctgcttcttcctcctcgtactctgcttcctccccctcgtactctgcttcttcctcctcgtactctgcttcttcctcctcgtactctgcttcttcctcctcgttctctacttcttccccctcgtactctacttcctccccctcatactctgcttcctccccctcatactctgcttcctccccctcatACTCTGCTTCATCCCCCTCCGTGACGACCCGCTTTGGCTGCGTTGCCTTGCTTACGCCCAGAGGACACTCTCCAGCtttctgcaaatttttaGCCACCTTAGAAGCCACATTTTCAaacctcttcattttgaatggctttttattctttgcttcttccttctcctccagGACCTTCTTTTGTAAACACACCTTCTCCTGTATCTTCATGAGATTCTCCttcatgtaatttttgtCCTCCTTGGTTCTAATGTGAGGGAATGCTTTATTGAtgtctttcattttttttacaaagctGCTCGATGACAGCTGGTTCTGCgcgtttatttttctctgtgCATTATTTTGTGTGCTAATCGCTTTGGTAGCCTTGTATAGCTCTCTTTCCTCCTTTAGTTTTTTCCTGTGCTTTTTGGCTAGCACTTTTCGGACGTTTTCGCTCAGATTTTCGTTTTTGCTCTGCCGTGGGGTAGCGATGTGGTTACGCGATGTGGTTACGCGATGTGGTTACGCGGTGGTTAGTTACGCGGTGGTTTGTCTACGCGATGGTTTTTCTACGCGATGGTTTGTCTACGCGATGGTTCATGCTTAGGGTTAAAGTCGGCAGGATTATAGATGCACAGATTGGAGGTAGACTTACCCCCCCCCGGGGGACATGTGCCTACCCCCATCCCCATGCCGCTGATCTTCGCAACAAGTCGTAGAAGCAAGTTACGTCACGCATTGGTACAATCGGCGGACAGAAACAATGCTCATACTTACTTGGTTCATCATGGGGactatgaaaattttaaaatgagaaatgcGGAAGTGGTGTGCATGTGTAGGGGTCTCTTCAATCCATTTAGTTTCCTCAAATGAGAAGTAGACGTTCAGCTTACCTTTGTGTTGTTTTGTACGTTTTGTTAGCAGGAATggtagaaaaaagagaaaaaaggtgtGAGGAgaaaggagttttttttNNNNNNNNNNNNNNNNNNNNNNNNNNNNNNNNNNNNNNNNNNNNNNNNNNNNNNNNNNNNNNNNNNNNNNNNNNNNNNNNNNNNNNNNNNNNNNNNNNNNNNNNNNNNNNNNNNNNNNNNNNNNNNNNNNNNNNNNNNNNNNNNNNNNNNNNNNNNNNNNNNNNNNNNNNNNNNNNNNNNNNNNNNNNNNNNNNNNNNNNNNNNNNNNNNNNNNNNNNNNNNNNNNNNNNNNNNNNNNNNNNNNNNNNNNNNNNNNNNNNNNNNNNNNNNNNNNNNNNNNNNNNNNNNNNNNNNNNNNNNNNNNNNNNNNNNNNNNNNNNNNNNNNNNNNNNNNNNNNNNNNNNNNNNNNNNNNNNNNNNNNNNNNNNNNNNNNNNNNNNNNNNNNNNNNNNNNNNNNNNNNNNNNNNNNNNNNNNNNNNNNNNNNNNNNNNNNNNNNNNNNNNNNNNNNNNNNNNNNNNNNNNNNNNNNNNNNNNNNNNNNNNNNNNNNNNNNNNNNNNNNNNNNNNNNNNNNNNNNNNNNNNNNNNNNNNNNNNNNNNNNNNNNNNNNNNNNNNNNNNNNNNNNNNNNNNNNNNNNNNNNNNNNNNNNNNNNNNNNNNNNNNNNNNNNNNNNNNNNNNNNNNNNNNNNNNNNNNNNNNNNNNNNNNNNNNNNNNNNNNNNNNNNNNNNNNNNNNNNNNNNNNNNNNNNNNNNNNNNNNNNNNNNNNNNNNNNNNNNNNNNNNNNNNNNNNNNNNNNNNNNNNNNNNNNNNNNNNNNNNNNNNNNNNNNNNNNNNNNNNNNNNNNNNNNNNNNNNNNNNNNNNNNNNNNNNNNNNNNNNNNNNNNNNNNNNNNNNNNNNNNNNNNNNNNNNNNNNNNNNNNNNNNNNNNNNNNNNNNNNNNNNNNNNNNNNNNNNNNNNNNNNNNNNNNNNNNNNNNNNNNNNNNNNNNNNNNNNNNNNNNNNNNNNNNNNNNNNNNNNNNNNNNNNNNNNNNNNNNNNNNNNNNNNNNNNNNNNNNNNNNNNNNNNNNNNNNNNNNNNNNNNNNNNNNNNNNNNNNNNNNNNNNNNNNNNNNNNNNNNNNNNNNNNNNNNNNNNNNNNNNNNNNNNNNNNNNNNNNNNNNNNNNNNNNNNNNNNNNNNNNNNNNNNNNNNNNNNNNNNNNNNNNNNNNNNNNNNNNNNNNNNNNNNNNNNNNNNNNNNNNNNNNNNNNNNNNNNNNNNNNNNNNNNNNNNNNNNNNNNNNNNNNNNNNNNNNNNNNNNNNNNNNNNNNNNNNNNNNNNNNNNNNNNNNNNNNNNNNNNNNNNNNNNNNNNNNNNNNNNNNNNNNNNNNNNNNNNNNNNNNNNNNNNNNNNNNNNNNNNNNNNNNNNNNNNNNNNNNNNNNNNNNNNNNNNNNNNNNNNNNNNNNNNNNNNNNNNNNNNNNNNNNNNNNNNNNNNNNNNNNNNNNNNNNNNNNNNNNNNNNNNNNNNNNNNNNNNNNNNNNNNNNNNNNNNNNNNNNNNNNNNNNNNNNNNNNNNNNNNNNNNNNNNNNNNNNNNNNNNNNNNNNNNNNNNNNNNNNNNNNNNNNNNNNNNNNNNNNNNNNNNNNNNNNNNNNNNNNNNNNNNNNNNNNNNNNNNNNNNNNNNNNNNNNNNNNNNNNNNNNNNNNNNNNNNNNNNNNNNNNNNNNNNNNNNNNNNNNNNNNNNNNNNNNNNNNNNNNNNNNNNNNNNNNNNNNNNNNNNNNNNNNNNNNNNNNNNNNNNNNNNNNNNNNNNNNNNNNNNNNNNNNNNNNNNNNNNNNNNNNNNNNNNNNNNNNNNNNNNNNNNNNNNNNNNNNNNNNNNNNNNNNNNNNNNNNNNNNNNNNNNNNNNNNNNNNNNNNNNNNNNNNNNNNNNNNNNNNNNNNNNNNNNNNNNNNNNNNNNNNNNNNNNNNNNNNNNNNNNNNNNNNNNNNNNNNNNNNNNataattttttttgaggcTGTGTGCACtcgggtaaaaaaaaaaatgcaaatacaGCACCCATTCTGTGAgcctctctttttttcgagAAACACCCAGCGATCGGTCTTACGTTCCCTCCATAGGGCAAGCGACACTGAATACCTCTCGAAGGTGTGAAAGAAATGCGCGTACGTGATGCTGTAGTAAAGGCAGGACTGCATGCCATCTGGGGCGCACAAGTTCAGGAGGACGATGCAAGAGAGGCAGAAGTCAAGGTGACTTAGAGTGACCTGCTTAAAGGAAAGTTTGTTCTTCAGTATTTCGTTAATCATTTCGCTAGTACATGAACCCATCTGgttttttccacttcctGCATCTATGTTAGATGCAGATCGATTTGTCTTCAGCTCGAGGTCTATGTCATGCAACACCTTATTCACAAAGTTGGAAATGTAGGAAGACACGCTTGCGACGTTCTTCCGGTTATCTTCGTCGTTATACAGGAACTGTTCCTTGGCCGGGGGTGGCGTACTTCGCGCGGCCCCTCTAGCTGTCATCCCACCGGTACTTAGTCGCTCCGTTGTGCTTCTTTGCCCCACGGTGCGCTTCGAAGTGCTGCTCCCCTTGAACCTCACGtaggaatacaaaaaaaaggagacgaTGTAAAACTTGAAGTGGGACAGGTAAATGAGGAAAAGTTGTTCCTGGGTGAGGCCAGTCTCTTCACTGAGAGTACCTTCCCTTGTCTCCCCTTCTACCTCATCCACTCCCGGAGAGTTAGTCACTCTCCCACGCCCCTCTCCTCTCCTCCTGTTAAACAGAATAAAATGGAATCTGTAGTCCAACCGAAGTCTCTTCAGTTTATCATTGAAGTAAAGGTAGGAcagcatatatataacaatattGTTATTAATTCTGGTACATCtctcaaaaatattttcctttttcactcGGGCATTCACTTCCTTGTCTATATTTAACAGTTCTATTTCGTCCTCTGAGTAGAGATGGTAGACGAGTTCGTTTGCGTAATCGAATCGAGGGGTGTTCTTCTCCTTCGGTTGGTTGTCGACAAAGGAAGAGTCTGCATCAGGATGGCTTGAAGGATCTCCCCCTCTGTTCTCGACCAGGGTAGACTGTCCCCCGTTTAAGGTATCCTCCGTAACTGCGCCCCGAGTAGCTTCTCCCCGAGTAGCTTCTCCCTTGTTATATTGTTCCCCATTATTGGTACCTCCCCCTGGGCCAAGGCATGTGCACCCTGATCTGAGTTTCTTCACCTGCTCCAAGAACGAGTCGTAATTCCTGATCTCGGTATTAAACAGAAAGGCGTTTCTCTCCCTCTCCCGATTCAGCAACGTCTGTTCCTCGTCATCTGCCAAGTGAGTGacgaattgcaaaaaaatataatacacATCCTTGAGGTAAAGATGGAGCAAATAGTAGTTATTTAAGTCCAACGTTTCTATGCACCTCAGTGTGCTCACGtcttctatttttatgtttcgcATGTAGccctgcaggggggggtgcaTCAGAGAAGCGGTCATGCGTTAGAGAAGCGGTTATGCGTTAGAGAAGCGGTTATGCGTTAGAGAAGCGGCTGTGTGTCAGCGAAGTGGCTGCGTGTCAGCGAAGTACGTGCGTAGGTGGTGCAACAGTTTCCTGCCTTAACGGTGAACCCCTTTTGCCTGCCTTCTGGGCCCTTTCACGCAACAGATCAGCTCGAGAACACACACGGGTGGGTTGAGTTGGCGGGGGGTTAGCAACAAACTCTTCTTTTGGGAAGTTCTCTCGAGGGGGTGCAGATATCAAACCGCCGCCTCACCACATGGCTGCCTCATCACCACGTAGCTGCCTCATCACCACATCGCCGCCTCTCCACACCGCCGCATCCCTACCTCaatcttaattttatttaactcCAGGACGGATGTTATTTTCGAATCGTCCGAGGTGCAAAAGCGTTTGGAGtacttcaccattttgttcgcCACTTGGTGAAGCTGCCACTTGGTGAAGCTGCCACTTGGTGAAACTGTCACTTGGTGAAACTGCCTCTTCGCGAAACTGCCTCTTCGTTCTGCGCGCCTGGGGAGTGCGGGGGTCGAAAATTCCCACTCGTCTGTCACTTGCTCCCTACGGCTCTCCACAGCCCGTCAGCTCTTCGCTGCTTCGGCACtttcccgcttctcccctccttATCTCCACTTCTGCCCTTCCTGTCCGCCCTTCCCCCGCTCCAAAAGCACAACCCGCTAAACCGAACGGAAAAAACCCACTCCGGGGGTGACGCAAAGAACCCAAAGAAgccgaaaaggaaaacaaacaCTCTCACTGTTACTAACGTCCTGTATGTTTAAGATAACCCTAATTGCATCTATTCACGAGTTAGTTTCTACACCtttccttgtttttttttttttttttttgccctatGATGCACTTGTGccttgggaaaaaaaaaaaaaaaaagaatcacaAATGTTGATGCTAAACAGAGGTAGAGGTGTGAAATGGGGTGAGAGGTGGGAGGAGGTCTCTTGGGGGCACAAAAATAGTAAGATAAAGAAAGcaccaaataaaaaaaaaaaaaaaaaaaacaaacaaacagagaagtaataataaaatgaaaaggggaaaaaataaaaaagtgagcaAATGAGTAGGGAGAACGAACGAAGGCGGAAACCAACGAATGAGTAATACTAGCTTCTTAATATGGTTAAGGGCAACTTAGGTAGATGCAGGAAAAACGCAAttgaaggaaagaaaaagattcaAGGCATTAGCTGcaaagaagaacaaatgaGAGTCCAACACCCCTCCCTCAGAGAGTATGTCACAACTGGCCAAGTAATTGGTGAATGACCAGCCAAAGCTCATCCAAAgtagaggggaaaaaaaaaaaaggggtacattACGGATACAAAATACGGATAAGAATAAGATACGACACGAATACGGAGTTGATCAAAATGGGCAACAACTAACTGTAAACagtggcacaaaaaaaaaaaaaaaaaatttcagagGAGGATTGGCGTATATCCATTAGTGGCCTAAACCCTGAAGCAACTAAAAGggaaagtataaaaaaaaaagcagagaaCAATACATATGCAATAGGAAAGCATATGTGGCTCATCATATGTCGTTAATCCTATGAGTGCTTATGTACGTACGAACGTACGTACGTGCCTTGGTTTATTTGAGTAGATCACTGCTAGGTCAAggaaaagtgtaaaaaaatttaggcAGCTGCAATGATTCGCTCAGAGAAATAGACATAGCACGCTGTGTATCAGTTCTACCTTGTGGTGTTACTGTGCGTTTTCAGATTTTGTTTCGTCTCTGTTCCTTTTCGCTTCGCTTCCTTCTCAGCGCCACCTCTGCGCCCTGCttgacccttttttttttggttcctttttcgttaattttttttttctataattcTTGCCCCCATTCGAAGAAGCTGCATGTGTGGCGCTGCATCTGTGCCTCTGCATCTGTGGCTCCGCATGTGTGACTCCGCATGTGTAACACCTCACTAGCAACTCTGCAAAGGCAACTCTGAAAAAGCAACTCTGCATGTGTAACGGTGCAAGTGCGATTGATTGTATGTGTGCGGCTCTTCACTGGTGCTTCGTTCGCCTTCACTGTTGCTTCGTTCGCCTTCTCTGATGCTTCGTTCGCCTTTCTCTGTTGCTTCGTTCGCCTTTCTCTGATGCTTCGCTCGCCTCCTCTGATGCTTCGttcgttcttcttccttttgttcatccattcttcccttcccttcccttctcttctccttcacttaattattttatttatttattttatttttttttatttattttttttataaatcctatttgttcctttcattgtatataaatacatattagcggaaaaaacaaaatggaagaaaaaggccAATCAAAAAATAAGCGAGTAATGGAGTCTCCTTACGACACTGAATTGTATTACTCCTTCGTAGCTAAATGAAAGAATTTTGTAATGCATATGTCTGTATAATATGCGTTTTGTTTAACGCATACTTTTTTGAagggagattttttttttttttttttttttttcttttttttttctccatgttAGGGAATCTCTGGACGAAGAGAAGAGTACCTCGGTGTTGAAGTCCTTGttggggtaaaaaaaaaaaaaaaaaataaggcgCACTGGAGAAGGGCAACGCGAAGGGCAACGCGAAGGGCAATGCGAAGGGCAATGCGAAGAGTGACGAAAAGAGTGACGAAAAGAGCAACGCGGAGAGCAATGCGAAGGCACAGTGCGCAGGAATTAACTCGTCCAATGTGGGCCACTCcttgcacatgcacatatgcaaGTGGTTGTGGTGGCGGCACGAGGCCGGGGAAAACACTCGAAAAACATCGATGCCCTCGAAATGTGCATGCCGCGTAGCCCACTGCGCGTAGTGGCACTTGTGGCGATGCGTCTCACACCGGGATAACCCgagttatcatttttttttttttttttctcctctcttcttttcttttctctcttctccatttttccttttctcttcacctttttccttttctcttctccttttttcttttctttttccccctgtcCTCCTCGCTGCAACCTCCTCTCAGGGTTATTAACACAGACCAGTCGCTCAAGTTATTCATATTCAACCACGACGAAATTGTAGACCACCTGGAACGTGAGGCACTACAGGCTATAATAGTTATCCGGACTATGCAGTAATGTCaagcacctttttttttttttttttttgcaaacattaGCTATGTAGCGAAATGGGCAAATCTTCCGACGGTGTAACTGCAGCTCCACATGTGAAGCTCCACTAATATGTAACCATGGAGCAGCGTGAAACAcattacttcatttttatcatttcccttttttcgcNNNNNNNNNNNNNNNNNNNNNNNNNNNNNNNNNNNNNNNNNNNNNNNNNNNNNNNNNNNNNNNNNNNNNNNNNNNNNNNNNNNNNNNNNNNNNNNNNNNNNNNNNNNNNNNNNNNNNNNNNNNNNNNNNNNNNNNNNNNNNNNNNNNNNNNNNNNNNNNNNNNNNNNNNNNNNNNNNNNNNNNNNNNNNNNNNNNNNNNNNNNNNNNNNNNNNNNNNNNNNNNNNNNNNNNNNNNNNNNNNNNNNNNNNNNNNNNNNNNNNNNNNNNNNNNNNNNNNNNNNNNNNNNNNNNNNNNNNNNNNNNNNNNNNNNNNNNNNNNNNNNNNNNNNNNNNNNNNNNNNNNNNNNNNNNNNNNNNNNNNNNNNNNNNNNNNNNNNNNNNNNNNNNNNNNNNNNNNNNNNNNNNNNNNNNNNNNNNNNNNNNNNNNNNNNNNNNNNNNNNNNNNNNNNNNNNNNNNNNNNNNNNNNNNNNNNNNNNNNNNNNNNNNNNNNNNNNNNNNNNNNNNNNNNNNNNNNNNNNNNNNNNNNNNNNNNNNNNNNNNNNNNNNNNNNNNNNNNNNNNNNNNNNNNNNNNNNNNNNNNNNNNNNNNNNNNNNNNNNNNNNNNNNNNNNNNNNNNNNNNNNNNNNNNNNNNNNNNNNNNNNNNNNNNNNNNNNNNNNNNNNNNNNNNNNNNNNNNNNNNNNNNNNNNNNNNNNNNNNNNNNNNNNNNNNNNNNNNNNNNNNNNNNNNNNNNNNNNNNNNNNNNNNNNNNNNNNNNNNNNNNNNNNNNNNNNNNNNNNNNNNNNNNNNNNNNNNNNNNNNNNNNNNNNNNNNNNNNNNNNNNNNNNNNNNNNNNNNNNNNNNNNNNNNNNNNNNNNNNNNNNNNNNNNNNNNNNNNNNNNNNNNNNNNNNNNNNNNNNNNNNNNNNNNNNNNNNNNNNNNNNNNNNNNNNNNNNNNNNNNNNNNNNNNNNNNNNNNNNNNNNNNNNNNNNNNNNNNNNNNNNNNNNNNNNNNNNNNNNNNNNNNNNNNNNNNNNNNNNNNNNNNNNNNNNNNNNNNNNNNNNNNNNNNNNNNNNNNNNNNNNNNNNNNNNNNNNNNNNNNNNNNNNNNNNNNNNNNNNNNNNNNNNNNNNNNNNNNNNNNNNNNNNNNNNNNNNNNNNNNNNNNNNNNNNNNNNNNNNNNNNNNNNNNNNNNNNNNNNNNNNNNNNNNNNNNNNNNNNNNNNNNNNNNNNNNNNNNNNNNNNNNNNNNNNNNNNNNNNNNNNNNNNNNNNNNNNNNNNNNNNNNNNNNNNNNNNNNNNNNNNNNNNNNNNNNNNNNNNNNNNNNNNNNNNNNNNNNNNNNNNNNNNNNNNNNNNNNNNNNNNNNNNNNNNNNNNNNNNNNNNNNNNNNNNNNNNNNNNNNNNNNNNNNNNNNNNNNNNNNNNNNNNNNNNNNNNNNNNNNNNNNNNNNNNNNNNNNNNNNNNNNNNNNNNNNNNNNNNNNNNNNNNNNNNNNNNNNNNNNNNNNNNNNNNNNNNNNNNNNNNNNNNNNNNNNNNNNNNNNNNNNNNNNNNNNNNNNNNNNNNNNNNNNNNNNNNNNNNNNNNNNNNNNNNNNNNNNNNNNNNNNNNNNNNNNNNNNNNNtaaaataagataaaatacgataaaataaaataaaataataataccaAAAAAACAGAACTGGCGATCGCGGTGATGGGACGCAGTAGTGGGAGAGAAAAGCCCCCCCGCCATACCTGCCGCGATGGCCATTGCTGGGTTAATGTGGCCCATGAAATGAGGTAGCGCAGTGACAACACAGTTACAATGTTGTGTTGTTCCTTCGCAAGGCCTCCTCTTGTTGTTCTGCTCGCCTTTAtttgctgctttttttttttttccccattttggcgaACGTTCCATTATGGCCTCTTTTTAGGACTGCTCGACCAGCGCTTTGGTTAATTAAAAGGGGGCAGAtgcacaaaggggggaggggccgCTCGTAAGCGAGCTCAACacggggaaaaggaaacgaTGGACGGGCCCGCGTacccaaaggggaagcaaCGCTTTCGCCAGAGTGGGCaccaattttttgctaactTTTGTGTCAGCTTTTTTGCCACCTTTTttgctaactttttttccaccttttttgacaactttttttacaccttttttgccaattttttttaccccttttttgctaactttttttccacctttttttccattttcgtgTCATCCTTTGCGAACACAGTGATAATAGGCTTGGCAAATTTTTCGCTCTCCGCGCTGACCCCCCAACACATACAGACGAACAGACAGGCAGACCAACCCACACGCACACATACAGACGGACAGACCAGCCCGCACAACTGGAATATGTGTATTCCCCCCAGGGGCATTTATCCTCTCCGCATTTTTAACCTCCccaaaagggtaaaaagaaaagaaaaccaAAGCACACGATTTAACCTCttgccttcccccccctctcctgTTGGTCTaaatggaaaatgaagaCTCCCTGGATGGTAGCACCAGCAGTGATGATGACATccgtgaagaaaaagcaaagtaTAATAACATAAACTCCTTAGGATGCTTATACAACTTCTCAAGCGAAGTACTCAAGTTGAGTGTAATTTCATACTACTTTTGGACATCCTTTTGCTACATAGCTGGATCgatcatatttatatgtggTTATACAACCTTCTCCTTGAGAATACATGATCAAATTGTGTGCGCAGCTTCGTCCAATGTGTATGTCTTTTCATCCTTGTGGTTACTTATTGGCATGATTTCTGTGTCCACATGCATATGCTACGCTATGGCCCTGGATGGGGAAGGGAATCAAATACaggcaggaaaaaattctcctttatttttgaaCTTATTGGGCATCCTGTGTAAGACCATCCCAACCATTGTCCGCgtaattcacatttttaatttatttcaactCTACGTAATGACCATCGATGTTATGATTTTACCTGAATGCAATTCTTTCATTGTGcgatttgttttatttcttgttcatatattttggtGGACGATTGTTATTTTGGGGATTGTCTCCAGGAGGAAGATATTCTTACCTCCTCATTTGTACAAACCGATAACGAACGATGTGGGGTATGCTGTTCATGTGAATAACTTGTTGCACTCTTTTGGgctataaaatttttttttgcactttcgAAAGGCTTGTGTGCAGAGAGTTGTACCAGGAGAtatgggggggggggggttaTTCACCCCTTGGCCAGCTTCTGCGCCCACCGTTTGCGcgacttattttttttcctcaaaatcCTTTGGCTTCGTTTCTTGAGGCTCTTTTCATCCTACAGCGGGGCAATGTTGGGGGTGGGTGGGTTCATCACATTCGGCGAAGCACACACGGGATGGACATAACCccgagaaagaaaaaaaaaaaagcagcggGAAGGGCAGCAGAAACGGCAGAAACGGCGCATACGCGGCAACAAAATACAAACTCGTATGAATGCGTCATGCATTTTTGCGGGCGCTCCGTTGGATGCCTCAGTTGTCGCGCACCCCGTTCGCCGCTCTCCCATTGCTTACGTAAACTTTCTCCCCCTTGGACTTGCGCAGGGCCTTGTGCACTTGCAGCATATGCTCCGCCTTTTCCTTGTCCTCAGTATCCATTTTGCTTATGAtagccttttcctttttgagcTTCCTGCGGGATGAGGGCATTGCGCGGTAAGCGATGCAGCATGAGATGCGGCATGCGAAGCGGTGTGTGCATCGATGTGCGACACGATCGGTGAAGCAACCAGTGAAGCCACACCTGCCGCTCACGCCGCCATCGCCGGGTGGGGGGAAGACTCACCTGATATCTCTCCTCATCTGAACGACCTTTGGGAGGACCTTCTTCGCACCGTCCTTCTCATTTAAGTCGGCCATGTTCCCGATGATCAAATCGTCTGCGCTGTCGCTTTGAGCATCCTTCAGGTGCGacggggaggaaaaaaaaaaagtgaatgaaTAAGCGATGTAGAGCATGGAATATGGTATAATGACAAGGGACGGGTTTTACCGCTCGGGGTGAGTAGTGTGCTTTTTGCAGCTAAGCTCTCAAA of the Plasmodium cynomolgi strain B DNA, chromosome 7, whole genome shotgun sequence genome contains:
- a CDS encoding hypothetical protein (putative), which translates into the protein SKNENLSENVRKVLAKKHRKKLKEERELYKATKAISTQNNAQRKINAQNQLSSSSFVKKMKDINKAFPHIRTKEDKNYMKENLMKIQEKVCLQKKVLEEKEEAKNKKPFKMKRFENVASKVAKNLQKAGECPLGVSKATQPKRVVTEGDEAEYEGEEAEYEGEEAEYEGEEVEYEGEEVENEEEEAEYEEEEAEYEEEEAEYEGEEAEYEEEEAEYEEEEVEYEEEEVEYEEEEAEYEEDAAEYEEEEAQHLGASRKCQNEKREDAAAETDPVNEPAKRESSIIGKLSKRGSELRSSDKEKRNNLHKNFGKLPTYMLKKKKDIVDETTDVPQGYRVLKHDERNYVLKELHSQLTEATEEYKRNKDKSKKIELGKKLKEIKESIELFSKPHVLVNENF
- a CDS encoding hypothetical protein (putative) gives rise to the protein MVKYSKRFCTSDDSKITSVLELNKIKIEGYMRNIKIEDVSTLRCIETLDLNNYYLLHLYLKDVYYIFLQFVTHLADDEEQTLLNRERERNAFLFNTEIRNYDSFLEQVKKLRSGCTCLGPGGGTNNGEQYNKGEATRGEATRGAVTEDTLNGGQSTLVENRGGDPSSHPDADSSFVDNQPKEKNTPRFDYANELVYHLYSEDEIELLNIDKEVNARVKKENIFERCTRINNNIVIYMLSYLYFNDKLKRLRLDYRFHFILFNRRRGEGRGRVTNSPGVDEVEGETREGTLSEETGLTQEQLFLIYLSHFKFYIVSFFLYSYVRFKGSSTSKRTVGQRSTTERLSTGGMTARGAARSTPPPAKEQFLYNDEDNRKNVASVSSYISNFVNKVLHDIDLELKTNRSASNIDAGSGKNQMGSCTSEMINEILKNKLSFKQVTLSHLDFCLSCIVLLNLCAPDGMQSCLYYSITYAHFFHTFERYSVSLALWRE
- a CDS encoding hypothetical protein (putative), whose protein sequence is MEEKGQSKNKRVMESPYDTELESLDEEKSTSVLKSLLGVINTDQSLKLFIFNHDEIVDHLEREALQAIIVIRTMQ
- a CDS encoding hypothetical protein (putative); this translates as SLDGSTSSDDDIREEKAKYNNINSLGCLYNFSSEVLKLSVISYYFWTSFCYIAGSIIFICGYTTFSLRIHDQIVCAASSNVYVFSSLWLLIGMISVSTCICYAMALDGEGNQIQAGKNSPLFLNLLGILCKTIPTIVRVIHIFNLFQLYVMTIDVMILPECNSFIVRFVLFLVHIFWWTIVILGIVSRRKIFLPPHLYKPITNDVGYAVHVNNLLHSFGL
- a CDS encoding hypothetical protein (putative), translating into MKGKKSKGDNNAVSSKKSRRGTPAGGIAQDAQSDSADDLIIGNMADLNEKDGAKKVLPKVVQMRRDIRKLKKEKAIISKMDTEDKEKAEHMLQVHKALRKSKGEKVYDEKSLKKRSQRILRKKNKSRKRWAQKLAKG